The bacterium genomic interval GTGAGAGGCGGCGCGCAGACCAAAGTCAACAGCGCCAAACACGCGCGCCACCACTTGCCGGCGCCGCCGCGATTGCTCCCGAGGCAAGCACGACTGAACACCCATCCGCGCTTGGAAAAAGCCTGCGTGCTCCTGCGCGTTGATCTCTGAAAACGATCCGGCAGTGGAAAAAGCATTCTCGCAATGAATTGTTGCCATCCTTTGGCGGTCTGCATCGGCGCACGACTTGTTGGCATGGGAGAATTTCGCTTTCAGCGCGGCTCGCCGAACTCGTTGGCCAAAATGTGCGCGACGGTCTGCGCCAGCGCCCTGGTGTTGACGAGATTCACGGTGGCAGAGCCAACCCGCGCCGCCGCAACCAACGGGAAGCCGAACAAGGCGGCTTTGTAGGTGCTGCCGGAATAGAGAATCGCGCACGGTGTGCCGGCAAACTCTTCACTGTTTACATCGATCGCGCGGCTGGCATCACGAAAGTAGTTTTCGCTGAAGCGGTAAACGGTCCGGGTGTCCGGCTGTGGAATGACTTGATTGACCATGCCCTTGAGGTATTGGAAAATGGTGGTGCGCGGCACCTGGTAGCTGGTCGCCAAATCCGGGAAGCGGTCGTCGGCGCCCAGCAGCCAATCGACATTGAGGTCCGCTGCCTTGGCGCGCAGCACGTGGAAGTATTTGTAGCCCGTGCTGTTCGGCGCCAGATCGAGGCCGGTGGGCGATTTGCCCGAGAGTGATTGCAGCGGATCCGTGCCTGCGATCCAGAGATTGCCGCCCATGTCCAAATAGTCCTGCACCAGCCGTTCATTCAAACCCAAATTGCCGGCGGGGTTGGTGCACCAGATGATGGTGGAGAACGCGCCCAACCCGAGGCTCGGCGCGCCGGTGGCGTCGGTATCGCTGGGCATGGTCACGAACGGCGGCTTGCGCGTCGCGAAGCGGACTTGATAGTCCCAAAACGTGTAATTGCGATAGCCGGCGGCGATCATGAGCGAATCATAAAAGGCATCCGACGCCTGCTCGAGGCTGCCGTTGGGGTCATCATCCAGCAGCAGGATGCCGCGATCGAACGTCGGGCCGGCGACGTGCAAGCGCAAGCGCGCGGGCGTGGGATCCATGGTGCCGGTGTTGTCCACCGCGCGCACCTCCACGGTGTACCAGCCGTCGCGGAATTTGAAATTCACAAAAAACGATTTGGTGAATTGCCAGGTGTTGTCGAACAGGGGGCCGGCCACGCGGTATTCATACCCTTGAATGATGCCGTCGGCATCATTGCCGTGCCATTCCAGCCGCAGCTTGAAGGAGTTGTTTTGTGAGCCGTCGAGCGGCGTGGGCGCGAAGGCGGTTTCCGGCGGCTGGCTGCTGCCGAGCATGCCCTGCTCCGTCGGCTGGTTGTTGCAGGACAGCAGCAGGCCCGCGAGTGCCGCCAGCGCGCCGGCGGAGAAAATCGAGCGCAGCATTCGCAGCATGGTTTATTCCTCGAACACGAACTGAAACGTCAGTTGCACGGTGTTGTTGATGTTGAAGGCCGTGGCGCCCTCTTCAAAAGGCATCAGGGCCTCGTTGCCCAGCACCACCGAAAAGACTTGCGAGAAGAAGCGCGCCTTGGGGTTGAAGGGAATGTCGCTGACTTCGGTGCCGGTGGCCTTGCGCACGAATTCGAGCGTCCAGCGGCCGTTTTCGTGGCGGCCAAAGCAACGGATGTCGGCCGATCCTCCGCTCGGCGTTTGCAGCACGTGGCCGGGCACGGTCACCGCAGCTTTGGGCGCGGCATAAGCGCTGGTGGCCAGCGTCGCGGCCTCGGTCTCCAGGAGGAAGGACACGTTCTCACCGGCGTCAGAGTAAACCGGCGGCAGGCGGGGCGGGGTCGCGGCGGGATCGGTTTTCCAGGCAGAGCGGGGCCGGTCGTCACTCTGATCGCGCGGCGTGCGGTTGTCGTCGTAGTTCTCATCCCAGGTGTTGCGGTTGGTGGCGGTGTCGTTGTAGAAATTCAAACCATCCACGCGCACCAAGTAAGGCTCGAAGGTGCGGCCGCTTTGGAAGCCCTCGACGGTCATGTCCTGAAAGTAGCCCATGGGATTGGTGGCGGCGGCATCCCACAGCCAAATATCCGTGTCTTTAGTCAGACCATACCAATACAGCAACAGCCAGTCGGAACCTTGCTCATTACGTGACCAGCGCGAGTCAGCGGGATTGAAAGTCCAAGTCTTGCGGCTCAGACTCTTGCTGGCATCCGGCCAGGTTGCCAGAAAGCCGACGTACGCCACGTCCAGCGTGTCCTGCCGGGCCGTGTCGATTTGAGTTTCCTGCCACCACAGCGCTTTGAACTCGATCAACAAACCCTCCGCCGGCAGATTTACTCCGCCGGTTTTGGCATCGAGAAAAACACGATAGCCGGTGGACTTTTGCCAGACTTCATCGAGACCGCGGCCATCGAGCACCGGGCCTTGCTTGACAAAGGGGGCGTAAAGTTCCTGCGGTTGCTGCACCGCGGTGGGCAATTCCCCGCTGCCGCAACCCAGGAACAAGGCCGCCATCCCCAACGGCCAGCTCATGACGAACCAAAATTTGCGGAACGCCGACATGGCGGTAACTCCGAGTTTTCTTCCTGCTGCGGCGGGGCGCCGGGCTGTTCTCGCTGCCGGGCGGCGCCGCTGCAGCACACCGGTGATAGTTAGAACTCCAGGGCAAGGGTAAAGCGCTGCGCCGTTTCGAGAAAGCCAAAGTCAGAATAGGCATAATCGAGGCGGCCGCGCACGCCGGAAAGCCCGAAGGCGGCGCCGGCGCCAAACGAGAAGCCTTCGAACGGCTCATCGACTTTGTCGAGTTTTTCCAGCTCCAGGTTGGTGCGATAGCCGGCGCGCAACGCGACCAGCTCTTTCAGGTTGTACTCCAATCCCAACGCGAGCTGTTCGATGTTGTCATTGGGATGGTTGCCCTGCACGGTGACAACCAAGCTGTTGGACTCGTTGCGATGGAGGTCCATCATCGCGCCGAGACGGAAATCGATGGGCAGGGAAAATTGCTCGCGGAAGTATTTGGCGTCCGGCCCGAAATTGCTGATGTTCATCCCGAATTTCATGCCGCGCACGCCGATGTCGAACAACGTGCCGAGATCGAGCGCCATGGTGCTCACCCCGGCGCTGCCGAGATATTCGCGGATGTACTTCACGGTGCCGCCGAAGGAAAAGCGGTTGGTCAGCCGGCGCGCAAAGGTGGCGCCCACCATCCAGTCGCTGGCGTTGAAATAACCGCCGGTCCAGCCCTGATAGGGCAGGGTGACTTTCATGTCGCCGGTGGAAAGCATGCCGATCTGCACGCCCAGCACGCCCACCCCCGCCACCGGCAGAATAGCCGCGCCAAACTCGTAGTTGATGTCCGCCGGCCATTCCACGTGGCTCAGCAGCACCGCTTTTTGGTCGAGAGCGGTGAGGCCAGCGGGATTGTAGTAGATCGCGCTGGCATCATTGGCCAGCGCCACAAAGGACTCTGCCATGCCGACGGCGCGGGCGCCCACGCCGATTTTGAGAAACTGCATGCCGGTGGTGCCCACCTTGCCGCGGCCGGCGGTGTCGCGCAGCTCGAGGTCACGATCCTGCGCCAGCACGGCGGCCGCCGGCAGGAGTGCGGCGCACATGAGCAGAACGATTTTCTTCGCAACCATGACAAGCTCCCTTAGTAGATGACCGCAAATTTGCCGACATACGTGCCTTGCGCCGAGGTGACGGAAAAGAGATACACGCCGCTCGCGATCGCCTGGATGTTGCGCGTCACCATGTTCCACGATTCGCTGTGCTTGATCGCGCTGCGGCCGGGATAATCGTGCTCGAGCGTGGCCAGCAAATCCCCCGCGAGCGAATAGATGCGAATGGTGCACTGCGGCGGCAAGTTGGTGAAGTCGATGCGCCGGTCGGTGTCGGCGGTGCCGCGCTCCCAGCCGATCTCCGAATAACTTTCACTCAGACGGTAGGGATTGGGCACCACCAGCACTTCGCTGAGGGCTCGCGTGCCGTCCGGTCCGGCGGAAGGCGCCACTTTTTTCAGATTGATGACCGGGCTGCTTTCCAGCGATTCCAGGCCGGTCGGCCCGTAGCCGCTGTCGAACGCCGTTACCGCGTAGTACAGAAACTCACCGTTGGTGAGGCCGCGATCCACGTAGGTGTACCACACTTTGCCGGTGGCGGCATCAGTGGCGGGATTCAGCGCGCTGTAGCCGAAATCATAGCCGAAGCCGTCGACTTGATCATATTCGCCCAGCATTTCCATCTCATTCAACACGCCGCTGCGGCTGCGGTAGATGCGATAGCCCTGAAAGTCCTGCACCCGGCTGAAGCGATCGACCGTGCTTTCGGCCGAATTGTCCCAGCGAATAGTGACGGTTTTGTCGCTGGGAATGATTTCCATGTTGGGCGCGGGCGGCGGCGGTGGCCCGGAAAAATCCGGGATGCCATCAGCCGGCGGATTGTCATACACGTCGCGCGCCCAGCGGGCGTTGATGCCCAAATCATCGAACTCGTCGTTTTCGCCTTCCGGCGTGCCGCCCAGGTAAGCCAGCGTGAGCTTGAGCGTGCTGTCCGGCGGCACCTCGAACGGACCGAAGGAGAGAAAGTAGCGCGTGTCCATGCCGGAGGGATCAATGCCCGGCGGCGGATTCGACTGCGTTTGATCGGGATCGATCTCGCCATTCGACATGATGCGATACTTCTTGGCATCCGTGTCCGGGTGGCCGGAATAATCGAACGGATTGTTGGGATTGGTGGGGCCCCAGTCCGTGGGCGGATCCCACCAGTTGTAGGAAATGGTTTTGGGATCCGGGAAGAGCACGCGCACACCGGTCACGCCCGGGGTCGCGCCGTTGTCGCCGTCATTGTCCTTGATCCACGCGACGTTGACGGTGTCACCATCATCATTCACCCGCAAAAAGCCGGTGATGTCATCGGCATAGTAATTGGGGAGAGTCGTCAAGCCGCAATCGCCGTCAATGTAAACGCCCATGTAAAGCTTCTTGAGGGTGCGCGGCCGGCCAAGCGAGCGGGAGATGTTCTCGATCAGATAATCGAAGATGACAAAATCCTCCGCGTAGGAATAGCTCCAGGCATAACTCTTCTGCGTGACCTTGATGCCCAGCGGCTTCTGATGGCCTTCCCAGGCAAAAGCGGTATTGGTGTCGGTGTACACCGCAACGAAGTCCTGCTCGGAAATGGCATCAGGACTGAAGTTGGGCGCACCTGGGCGGTTGGTGAATTCGAGAATCGAGTCCGACTCAGAGAAGCCGGGGAACAGTTCGTTCCATGATTGCCAGCCGTCGAAGCCGAAGGAAACCAGCGTGTCCAGGCCGCCCTCCGGTTTATCGACCAAAGCGCCGATCCAAATCGAGCCGACGAAGAGATACTCGATGTTCGAGTTGGCGGGGAATTCGCAGCTCGGCCGTTTGCCGCGCGAGCCGAACTCGCCGAAATTGGTGACCGACAGCCAGATGTTGCCCACCTGATGGGCCTTGGTTTGGGTGAATGGCGGCAGCGCCATGCTCTTGGCCGGCGCCGACTGCCGGCCGCGCTGGGCAGCCTCATGCCGGGCTTTATCACCGGCGAAGGCCAGCCCGGCAGCCACACTCAACAGCAACGTCAACAGGAGAGTCTTTTTCATATCAACATTCCTTCTTGCGCCACCGGCCGTGCCACCCCTGCCGGTGGATCGATGAGTGGATGGTCTTACCATTCGAATGCCAGACCCATGAGAATATTGCGGCCGGGCGTGAACGCCGAGGGGTTCAAATCCTGCGGCCGGTAGAAGGCCAGCACCTGGCCGGTTTCTTCGTAGATCGCGCGGGCGTTGCGGCGGTTGGTGAGGTTTTTCACTTCGAGCAGCACCGAGGTTTTCAAGCCCCAGTAGCGGAAATCTTTGTTCGCGCGCACATCGACCCAAGTGCGATAAGGCAGGCGCGCCGAGTTGCGGGTGGTAAATTGATCGCTGGAGCGGCCGGAGGGCGTATAAGGCTTGCCCGACTCAAAGCGCCAAACCATGTTCACACCCATGTCGGCCGGCAGGCGCACGCCGAAGAAGGACGGCCGCGCGCCCGAGTTCACCCGGAAATCGAAGTTGACGTTGAGCGAATGCCGCACGTCCCAATCCAGCGGCCACTCGCGAATGGGGATGGGCTGGCCGCGCGCGCCGAAGTCGTAACCCTGGCGATAGCTCGAGCTCTTGCCGGTGGCATAGGCCAAAGTGTAGTTGATGAAGCCGGAGGTGAAGTGGCTGTAGCGTTTCTCCAGCGAGAACTCCAGGCCGCGCGCGCTGCCGAAATCGCGGTTGATGTAGACGCTGTAGGTGAAGGGATCCCGGCCGCGGGTTTCGGTGTTGAGCAGGCCGTTGTAGTCTTTGAAAAAGGCGGTCGCGCCCAACCGCACTTCGTCGCCGAAGGCATGCTTGACACCCAGCTCATACTGTGTGGTCTCTTCCGAGCCGAGATTGGGATTGCCGAGCAACTGCAGCGCGCCGGAGGATTGCGTATCCTGAATAAACAGGAATTGATAATCCACCTGCTGGGTGAAGCGGCCGAATTGAAAATAGAGAATGTCCTTGTCGGTCACCGGGTGTGAAATGCCGAGGCGGGGATTGAAGGTGATTTTGACTTTGCGGCCGAAGAGATCGGTGCCTTCATCCACTTTGTCTTCCACCTGCGTGCCCGGCGTCCACAGGTCCCAGCGCATGCCAACATTGACGATCAGGCTTTCGTATTCGATTTTGTCCTGCACATAAAACGCGGCATTGGCGGGCGTGCGCGTGTAGAAATCGCGGAAGGCGCCCAATGCCGGCCACGGTCCGTCGTCGATGGGCGTACCGCCGGTTGCCGGATCCCAGCGCTCGTTGTAGCGATAGGGATACTTGATCTCGCCCAGGAACATGTCGTAGTAGGCCAGCTCGAAGCCGGTTTTGAGCTGGTGGCGGCGGTGCAACTGGCTGGTCAAGTCCATTTTCATGGACGACGTTTTGGTGTGGCGATGGTGGTAGGTGCCGCGCGCCGGGAAGCCGGCTTCGTAGAAACCATCCTGATCATCATCGCGCACAGTGACGCTGCCGAGATCGAGGTAAAGCTGGCGCACCTCCGGCGGCAACAGGCCGCCGGGCGTGAGCAGGTAGTCCTGGTCGGAATAACTCAGCACGAGATCATAGAACGTCTTGTCGCTCAACGTGTGCGTCCATTTCAGCGAATGGCCGAAGGAACGCTCGTCGCGCTGCCAGAAATTCTCCGGAATACGGGAGAAGGCGTGATTGTACTCGTCGTAATAGCTGCGATCGGTTTGATAGCTGTAGGTCAGCTTCATGCGCGGGGAGAAACGCACGCTCAAATTCGTGAGGGAATTGTAGCGGTTGTCCATGCGATTGGGCAGACCGAGGCGCAGCAGATTCAGGCCCAGCAGGTTCAGCTCGCGGGTTTCTGCGGAGCGGTCCTCGCCGGTGGGCGCATAGTAGGCGAGATCGAACGGCGAGGTGAGATCGGTGAAGTTGCCCGAGCCGGCAACGAAGTAGGTGATTTCCTGCACCGGCAATTTGATTCCCAGGCGCGGCAAGAGGTGCGTGGTGAGCGGCTCCGGCCCACCGAAGCTGAGTTCGAGGCGGTCGGTGTTGTGCGAGTAGGTCCGCAGTTGCGTGCCGTCACCGTAGGGGGTTTTGAAACTGCCGGTGCCGAAATCGTCGGTCAGATACATCAAACGGCCGGTGTGCCGCGCGCCGCCCTCTTTGGTGACGACGTTGACGATGCCCGACATGGCGTTGCCGTATTCGGCATTGAAACCGCCGGTGATGACTTCCACCTCCGAAATCGCGTTGGCCGGAACCGACAAGCCGCCGCTGCGCGCGGTCAACTCATCCACCGGATTGGAAGTGAACTCGCCGACTTGCTCCGCGGTGGTGCGGGTGGCCTGGTTGAAATGCGGGTCGCGCGAAGACA includes:
- a CDS encoding PorV/PorQ family protein, translating into MVAKKIVLLMCAALLPAAAVLAQDRDLELRDTAGRGKVGTTGMQFLKIGVGARAVGMAESFVALANDASAIYYNPAGLTALDQKAVLLSHVEWPADINYEFGAAILPVAGVGVLGVQIGMLSTGDMKVTLPYQGWTGGYFNASDWMVGATFARRLTNRFSFGGTVKYIREYLGSAGVSTMALDLGTLFDIGVRGMKFGMNISNFGPDAKYFREQFSLPIDFRLGAMMDLHRNESNSLVVTVQGNHPNDNIEQLALGLEYNLKELVALRAGYRTNLELEKLDKVDEPFEGFSFGAGAAFGLSGVRGRLDYAYSDFGFLETAQRFTLALEF
- a CDS encoding ethylbenzene dehydrogenase-related protein encodes the protein MSAFRKFWFVMSWPLGMAALFLGCGSGELPTAVQQPQELYAPFVKQGPVLDGRGLDEVWQKSTGYRVFLDAKTGGVNLPAEGLLIEFKALWWQETQIDTARQDTLDVAYVGFLATWPDASKSLSRKTWTFNPADSRWSRNEQGSDWLLLYWYGLTKDTDIWLWDAAATNPMGYFQDMTVEGFQSGRTFEPYLVRVDGLNFYNDTATNRNTWDENYDDNRTPRDQSDDRPRSAWKTDPAATPPRLPPVYSDAGENVSFLLETEAATLATSAYAAPKAAVTVPGHVLQTPSGGSADIRCFGRHENGRWTLEFVRKATGTEVSDIPFNPKARFFSQVFSVVLGNEALMPFEEGATAFNINNTVQLTFQFVFEE
- a CDS encoding TonB-dependent receptor, with protein sequence MKQIMRTLTAVTLVLLSSGSLLLAGTTGKIAGRILDKQTGEHLAGASVMIVGTTMGAAADRSGYYFILQVPPGTYSVRATVIGFESLTVTKVKVAADLTTKVDFSLLPTVLEISEGMTVVADRPIIEKDVTFSSHRLNSERIANMPTVADVRDLVARQPGVVGEGLHINVRGGRTGEMLYVVDGVSSRDPHFNQATRTTAEQVGEFTSNPVDELTARSGGLSVPANAISEVEVITGGFNAEYGNAMSGIVNVVTKEGGARHTGRLMYLTDDFGTGSFKTPYGDGTQLRTYSHNTDRLELSFGGPEPLTTHLLPRLGIKLPVQEITYFVAGSGNFTDLTSPFDLAYYAPTGEDRSAETRELNLLGLNLLRLGLPNRMDNRYNSLTNLSVRFSPRMKLTYSYQTDRSYYDEYNHAFSRIPENFWQRDERSFGHSLKWTHTLSDKTFYDLVLSYSDQDYLLTPGGLLPPEVRQLYLDLGSVTVRDDDQDGFYEAGFPARGTYHHRHTKTSSMKMDLTSQLHRRHQLKTGFELAYYDMFLGEIKYPYRYNERWDPATGGTPIDDGPWPALGAFRDFYTRTPANAAFYVQDKIEYESLIVNVGMRWDLWTPGTQVEDKVDEGTDLFGRKVKITFNPRLGISHPVTDKDILYFQFGRFTQQVDYQFLFIQDTQSSGALQLLGNPNLGSEETTQYELGVKHAFGDEVRLGATAFFKDYNGLLNTETRGRDPFTYSVYINRDFGSARGLEFSLEKRYSHFTSGFINYTLAYATGKSSSYRQGYDFGARGQPIPIREWPLDWDVRHSLNVNFDFRVNSGARPSFFGVRLPADMGVNMVWRFESGKPYTPSGRSSDQFTTRNSARLPYRTWVDVRANKDFRYWGLKTSVLLEVKNLTNRRNARAIYEETGQVLAFYRPQDLNPSAFTPGRNILMGLAFEW